A stretch of uncultured Campylobacter sp. DNA encodes these proteins:
- a CDS encoding DMT family transporter, which yields MKYNFLLHHLSVYYMLMACFYNSLTGVFAKILGAQISSLEVVLFRNLPGLLILLYKIKARPRAARFANKGGHPFTLAFRGIIGILGLMVFFYNVANISLGEAFTFQKTAPIWTAIIAYFTLGEKFGAMGWFSVCLGFAGIVLVIQPQFGLQPSDVFGILSGLFAAMALTSVRGLRKYYSSDTIILSALLAGTLMPAALMIAAEFIDAPALNFILCKFKIPNAQGWLFAVLLGLLGLFYQTYVTKAYAATRKAGIVATISYADIIFSTLFGLLLGDTMPGFMALSGMALIIVAGTLVANRK from the coding sequence ATGAAATACAACTTCTTGCTGCACCATCTAAGCGTGTATTATATGCTGATGGCGTGCTTTTACAACTCTCTTACGGGCGTTTTCGCCAAGATTTTGGGTGCGCAAATTTCATCGCTTGAGGTCGTGCTCTTTCGCAATCTACCAGGGCTTCTGATCCTGCTTTATAAAATCAAGGCTCGTCCCCGCGCGGCGCGCTTCGCAAACAAAGGCGGTCATCCTTTTACGCTTGCGTTTCGCGGCATTATCGGGATTTTGGGGCTAATGGTGTTTTTTTACAACGTCGCAAACATCAGCCTCGGCGAGGCATTTACCTTTCAAAAAACGGCGCCCATTTGGACGGCGATCATCGCGTATTTTACCCTCGGCGAAAAATTCGGCGCGATGGGCTGGTTCTCGGTCTGTCTCGGATTTGCGGGGATCGTTTTGGTAATTCAGCCGCAGTTTGGCTTGCAGCCGAGCGATGTTTTTGGAATTTTAAGCGGATTATTCGCCGCAATGGCGCTTACCTCCGTACGCGGGCTGCGCAAATACTATAGCTCCGATACGATCATCCTCTCGGCGCTTCTTGCCGGCACGCTGATGCCCGCAGCGCTTATGATCGCGGCGGAATTTATAGACGCGCCGGCGCTTAACTTTATACTTTGCAAATTTAAAATTCCAAACGCGCAGGGTTGGCTCTTTGCCGTGCTTTTGGGGCTGCTAGGGCTATTTTATCAAACCTACGTCACCAAGGCCTACGCCGCGACGCGCAAAGCGGGCATAGTAGCTACGATCAGCTACGCAGACATCATCTTTTCGACGCTATTTGGGCTGCTGCTAGGCGACACCATGCCCGGTTTCATGGCACTTTCGGGCATGGCACTCATCATCGTCGCGGGCACACTTGTGGCGAACCGAAAGTAG
- a CDS encoding DMT family transporter: MKQKFYSAFWLKHLGVYYMLVASFYFALNGALAKVMAERMSSAEIVFFRNVVGIGIVLFSLRRVKNLGPGGKPWLLAFRGFIGSCGILATFYNIAHIDLGTAFTFQKTAPIFTALFSAFFLGEKLSSKAWFAILLGFGGILLVVRPHIGISVTDAVGIFGGMCAGLAYTSVRELRKHYATNLIVLVFVSSATFLSATMMITGWVLEGSEAKILGLFSGADLAKLAYFNPPSLFGWVLVALLGVSGIYFQIYMTRAYAASRKAGIVAAISYSDILFSMALGIMLGDHLPGPIVLAGIAVVILSGILIARER; the protein is encoded by the coding sequence ATGAAACAAAAATTCTACTCCGCGTTTTGGCTGAAACATCTGGGCGTTTATTATATGCTCGTAGCGAGCTTTTATTTCGCGCTAAACGGCGCGCTAGCCAAGGTCATGGCGGAGCGGATGAGCAGCGCCGAGATCGTGTTTTTCCGCAACGTCGTAGGCATCGGCATCGTGCTGTTTTCGCTACGGCGGGTAAAAAATCTGGGCCCCGGCGGCAAGCCGTGGCTACTTGCATTTCGCGGCTTTATTGGCAGCTGCGGCATCTTAGCGACCTTCTACAATATCGCTCACATCGATCTTGGCACCGCTTTTACCTTCCAAAAGACGGCGCCCATTTTCACCGCGCTATTTTCGGCGTTTTTCTTAGGCGAAAAGCTAAGTTCCAAGGCATGGTTTGCGATACTGCTGGGCTTTGGCGGAATTTTACTCGTCGTGCGCCCGCACATCGGCATCAGCGTAACCGACGCGGTGGGAATCTTCGGCGGCATGTGCGCAGGGCTTGCATACACGAGCGTGCGCGAGCTCCGCAAACACTACGCCACCAACCTCATCGTGCTGGTTTTTGTCTCGTCAGCCACCTTTCTAAGTGCTACGATGATGATAACGGGCTGGGTGCTTGAAGGTAGCGAGGCTAAAATTTTAGGGCTTTTCAGCGGGGCGGATTTAGCGAAGCTTGCTTATTTCAACCCGCCAAGCCTTTTTGGCTGGGTGCTCGTGGCGCTTCTGGGCGTCAGCGGTATCTATTTTCAAATTTACATGACGCGCGCTTACGCCGCTTCGCGCAAAGCGGGTATCGTCGCCGCGATCAGCTACAGCGACATCCTATTTAGCATGGCACTAGGCATTATGCTAGGCGATCATCTACCCGGTCCTATCGTGCTAGCGGGCATTGCGGTAGTGATTTTAAGCGGAATTCTAATCGCCCGCGAGCGCTAA
- a CDS encoding acyl-CoA dehydratase activase, with protein sequence MHFIGIDIGSTSSKVAVMDEGGSFCDLFLLPSGFSAVKVARQIKEILEQKGYGEGFVTATGYGRVSVDYADLSMSEILCHGLGAHFLFEPDCTVIDVGGQDTKAIKIEGGKPEDFIMNDKCSAGTGKFLEISANRLGLELSEIYKTARKNPAIKLSSHARFLLRPSSLSANKGRSGRKYRRALP encoded by the coding sequence ATGCATTTTATCGGTATCGACATCGGCTCGACCTCTTCAAAGGTCGCGGTTATGGACGAGGGCGGCTCATTTTGCGATCTGTTTTTGCTACCCAGCGGATTTAGCGCGGTCAAGGTAGCGCGGCAGATAAAAGAAATTTTAGAGCAAAAAGGCTACGGCGAGGGCTTCGTCACCGCTACGGGCTACGGGCGCGTGAGCGTGGATTACGCAGATCTTAGCATGAGCGAAATTTTATGCCACGGGCTTGGGGCGCATTTTTTATTCGAGCCCGATTGCACCGTCATCGACGTGGGCGGGCAGGACACCAAAGCGATCAAAATCGAAGGCGGCAAGCCCGAGGATTTTATAATGAACGACAAATGCTCGGCGGGTACAGGCAAATTTCTAGAGATCAGCGCTAACCGCCTCGGGCTCGAGCTGAGCGAAATTTACAAAACCGCCCGCAAAAATCCCGCGATTAAGCTAAGCTCCCATGCGCGGTTTTTGCTGAGACCGTCCTCGCTAAGCGCAAACAAAGGGCGATCCGGTCGCAAATATCGCCGAGCGCTACCTTAA
- a CDS encoding 2-hydroxyacyl-CoA dehydratase family protein, translated as MYQNDAHSEVIKGFVREYQAHGVVDVVDCHTYATLTNKIKEASREAGANYMSLETDYSKQNVGQIRTRLEAFIELL; from the coding sequence ATGTATCAAAACGACGCGCACTCAGAGGTTATCAAGGGTTTTGTACGCGAATATCAAGCCCACGGCGTCGTCGACGTCGTGGACTGCCACACCTACGCAACCCTGACAAACAAGATCAAAGAGGCGAGCCGCGAAGCGGGAGCGAACTATATGTCGCTAGAGACCGATTATTCAAAACAGAATGTCGGGCAGATACGCACGCGGCTGGAAGCCTTTATAGAGCTGCTTTAG
- a CDS encoding substrate-binding domain-containing protein, translating into MKFKEIDESRRGFLKGALAAAAIAGPEAMLAGFKPFKPGSLQVWSCGGLSEAFNELNAVYESRTGHNIQYTGAFAGALGKSLLALQGKTEVFGARVLELSQKLRKAGLSLRFRPLCFTDYVLVVPKGNPAGVRDLKDLAEPGVRVMLPLRASPPGSGPVKGILKNSGLTGPVMKNMISNGACVITMMCDLVDGKGDASIIEKRLTTHDRFKDKIEYMPIDEKLIPPGPLTFTLNIMKYVKDEKLADDFTDFVCSDGQEIFERHGFTSIHSARGLELIERFGVKDV; encoded by the coding sequence ATGAAATTTAAGGAGATAGACGAATCTCGTCGCGGCTTTTTAAAAGGAGCTCTAGCGGCAGCCGCCATCGCCGGACCTGAAGCGATGCTCGCTGGCTTCAAGCCGTTTAAGCCAGGTTCCCTGCAGGTTTGGTCGTGCGGAGGACTGTCCGAAGCATTTAACGAGCTAAACGCCGTTTATGAGTCAAGAACGGGACATAATATCCAGTACACCGGCGCCTTTGCGGGTGCGCTCGGAAAGTCGCTACTGGCCTTGCAGGGCAAGACGGAGGTTTTCGGCGCCCGCGTTTTGGAGCTGTCTCAAAAACTGCGTAAGGCTGGCCTTAGCCTCCGCTTTAGACCGCTATGTTTTACCGACTATGTTTTAGTAGTGCCAAAGGGCAATCCTGCGGGCGTTCGCGATCTAAAGGATTTGGCAGAGCCCGGCGTGCGGGTGATGCTGCCGCTAAGGGCTTCGCCTCCGGGTAGCGGACCGGTAAAGGGAATTTTGAAAAATTCCGGTCTCACAGGGCCCGTTATGAAAAATATGATCTCCAACGGAGCGTGCGTTATTACCATGATGTGTGATCTCGTAGACGGCAAGGGCGATGCGTCCATAATCGAAAAGCGCCTAACGACGCACGATAGGTTTAAAGACAAAATCGAATATATGCCTATCGACGAGAAACTCATTCCGCCCGGGCCGCTTACCTTTACGCTAAATATCATGAAATACGTAAAAGACGAGAAGCTTGCCGATGACTTTACGGACTTCGTCTGCTCGGACGGGCAGGAAATTTTCGAGCGGCACGGCTTTACCTCCATCCATTCGGCGCGCGGGCTTGAACTCATAGAAAGGTTCGGTGTAAAAGATGTTTAG
- a CDS encoding 4Fe-4S binding protein translates to MFSIVNMAKMKKVSRLTKIRRLVQLTFIGAIGQWAYYGIFRCPFIVPFVNCQSCPIVTCWGRIATVFFGFWLFIPVLVIFLGRAFCGWLCPGGFVNQMLGKFAAFKLKLKNNRKLRYAQIGMVLAVLLSAGVYFIYGNPRVMIPIRTSDEYLNAVIMSFKFSDWYWAVRTAVVVALIAASLIVANLWCRFACPSGGIMELLRKISVFRVYKTDACDNCNACLRKCEMGTRPDEMNCTNCGDCMDVCHADAIKFGRKKD, encoded by the coding sequence ATGTTTAGTATAGTAAATATGGCAAAGATGAAAAAAGTCTCTAGGCTAACTAAAATTCGTCGCTTGGTGCAGCTGACTTTTATCGGCGCGATCGGGCAATGGGCGTATTACGGGATTTTTAGATGCCCTTTTATCGTGCCTTTCGTAAACTGCCAATCCTGTCCGATCGTCACGTGCTGGGGGCGGATTGCGACCGTCTTTTTTGGCTTTTGGCTATTTATACCCGTGCTGGTTATTTTCCTCGGGCGCGCGTTTTGCGGCTGGCTTTGCCCGGGCGGATTCGTAAATCAAATGCTCGGCAAATTTGCCGCTTTTAAGCTTAAGCTAAAAAATAACAGGAAGCTACGATATGCGCAAATAGGCATGGTTCTAGCCGTTTTGCTTAGCGCGGGCGTATATTTTATCTACGGCAACCCTCGCGTTATGATCCCTATCCGTACCAGCGACGAGTATCTCAACGCCGTTATCATGTCTTTTAAATTTTCCGACTGGTACTGGGCGGTTCGCACCGCCGTCGTCGTAGCTCTTATCGCCGCATCATTGATCGTCGCAAATTTATGGTGCCGCTTCGCCTGTCCTAGCGGCGGCATAATGGAGCTGCTGCGTAAAATTTCAGTATTTCGCGTTTATAAAACGGACGCCTGCGATAACTGCAACGCCTGTTTGCGCAAATGCGAAATGGGCACTAGGCCCGACGAGATGAACTGCACGAACTGCGGCGATTGTATGGATGTTTGCCACGCGGACGCCATCAAATTCGGAAGGAAAAAAGATTGA
- a CDS encoding radical SAM protein, which produces MNFFAKPSFDNHPCFSKKASAAYGRVHLPVAPHCNIQCNFCNRIYDCANENRPGVTERVQSPDEAALYVENLFKFRQDISVIGIAGPGDPMCDADKTLATFEKCKARFPHALLCLSTNGLSLPEHVDDIVRIGVSHVTVTVNAVTPEVGGKIYAWVRHGNRIYSGEEGARILQACQEEGIRKLKEARMIVKINTVVIPGVNMDHVPQIAKKAKEWQADIMNCMAMIPVQGTPFANIKSPSNEEIRSMRKLIGGSIHQMTYCSRCRADACGKLCEK; this is translated from the coding sequence ATGAATTTTTTCGCCAAACCCTCCTTCGACAACCACCCCTGCTTTAGCAAAAAAGCGTCCGCCGCCTACGGGCGCGTGCACCTTCCCGTAGCGCCGCATTGCAATATCCAATGCAATTTTTGCAACCGCATCTACGACTGCGCAAACGAAAATCGCCCCGGCGTAACAGAGAGGGTGCAGAGCCCGGACGAAGCCGCGCTATACGTGGAAAATCTATTTAAATTTAGACAGGATATCTCGGTCATCGGTATCGCAGGACCCGGGGATCCTATGTGCGATGCCGACAAGACCCTAGCTACCTTTGAAAAATGCAAAGCCCGCTTCCCTCACGCCCTGCTTTGCCTATCCACAAACGGCCTATCCCTGCCCGAGCACGTGGATGATATCGTGCGCATCGGCGTGAGCCACGTGACGGTGACCGTTAATGCCGTAACGCCCGAAGTGGGCGGCAAAATTTATGCGTGGGTACGCCACGGAAATAGAATTTACAGCGGCGAAGAGGGCGCTAGAATTCTTCAGGCGTGCCAAGAGGAGGGGATCCGCAAGCTAAAAGAAGCCCGCATGATCGTAAAGATCAATACGGTCGTAATCCCTGGCGTAAATATGGATCACGTCCCGCAAATCGCGAAAAAGGCCAAAGAGTGGCAGGCCGATATCATGAACTGTATGGCGATGATCCCCGTGCAGGGCACCCCTTTTGCAAATATCAAATCGCCCTCAAACGAAGAAATTCGCAGCATGCGAAAGCTCATCGGCGGCTCCATTCATCAAATGACTTACTGCAGCAGATGCCGCGCCGACGCGTGCGGCAAGCTTTGCGAGAAATAA
- a CDS encoding flavocytochrome c — MENVSRRDLLKMSLVGAGALALGSVNANAAVNAKDVKFDEEWDVVIVGSGFAGLAAGITAAEKGNKVLILEKMGRVGGNSVINGGIFAVPNSDKQKAEGIKDSNELFIKDCLKAGRGLNHVDLIDTIATRAQDAYKLTLKCGAKYIDKVTHAGGHSVPRSLQTANGSGSGIVQPMVEYFKNLQGCELRQRAKFDEFVLGEDGGVDGVIIREDYKFDSKSQKDDAENTTGTKKTIKAKKGVVLAAGGFCRDVFFRQVQDPSILPTTDSTNHPGATAGAMKEAFRIGATPVQLSWIQFGPWACPDEKGFGVGSMFNVNGSFRYGISVDPRTGKRYMNELADRRTRSQAMFKVIDAKADIYPINFCDSEGVKNMVIPEHYTKPLESGVLKKFETLDELAAAYKIPAAELKKTVEKYNSFVKSGKDEDFGKPMDKTTTNGVDISKPPFYAMRGTPKLHHTMGGIDINTKAQVISLQTEMPIPRLFAAGEITGGVHGASRLGSVAIADCLTFGMIAGENIG; from the coding sequence ATGGAAAACGTTTCAAGACGTGATCTGCTCAAAATGAGCCTAGTTGGCGCGGGAGCTTTAGCGCTCGGCTCCGTAAACGCAAATGCTGCGGTTAACGCTAAAGACGTCAAATTTGACGAAGAGTGGGACGTAGTCATCGTTGGTTCCGGTTTTGCAGGACTAGCAGCCGGTATCACCGCAGCCGAAAAGGGCAACAAAGTCCTAATCCTAGAAAAAATGGGACGCGTCGGCGGTAACTCCGTAATTAACGGCGGAATTTTTGCCGTTCCAAACAGCGACAAACAAAAAGCAGAAGGCATCAAAGATAGCAACGAGCTATTTATCAAAGACTGCCTAAAAGCCGGCCGCGGCCTAAACCACGTAGATCTCATCGACACCATCGCTACTCGCGCTCAAGACGCATATAAACTAACTCTAAAATGCGGCGCTAAATACATAGATAAAGTTACTCACGCAGGCGGACACAGCGTACCTAGATCGCTTCAAACCGCTAACGGCTCGGGCTCAGGTATCGTTCAGCCGATGGTAGAATACTTTAAAAACCTACAAGGCTGCGAGCTAAGACAAAGAGCTAAATTTGACGAGTTTGTACTCGGCGAAGACGGCGGCGTAGACGGCGTGATCATCAGAGAGGATTATAAATTCGACTCAAAGAGCCAAAAAGACGACGCCGAAAACACTACCGGAACTAAAAAGACTATAAAAGCTAAAAAAGGCGTAGTACTAGCTGCGGGCGGATTTTGCCGCGACGTATTCTTTAGACAAGTCCAAGATCCATCTATCCTACCTACCACAGATAGCACTAACCACCCAGGAGCTACTGCAGGCGCTATGAAAGAGGCATTTAGAATCGGCGCAACTCCAGTGCAGCTAAGCTGGATACAGTTTGGTCCATGGGCATGCCCTGATGAAAAAGGCTTTGGCGTTGGCTCTATGTTTAACGTAAACGGAAGCTTCCGCTACGGTATCTCGGTCGATCCAAGAACAGGCAAACGCTATATGAACGAGCTAGCGGACCGCCGCACCCGCTCTCAAGCTATGTTTAAAGTAATCGACGCAAAAGCAGATATCTATCCTATCAACTTCTGCGACTCTGAGGGCGTAAAAAATATGGTCATACCTGAGCACTACACTAAACCGCTAGAATCAGGCGTACTAAAGAAATTTGAAACTCTAGACGAGCTAGCTGCAGCTTATAAAATCCCTGCTGCAGAGCTAAAAAAGACCGTCGAGAAATATAATAGCTTCGTTAAATCAGGTAAAGACGAAGACTTTGGCAAACCGATGGATAAAACCACTACAAACGGCGTAGATATCTCTAAACCACCTTTCTACGCTATGCGCGGTACGCCAAAACTTCACCACACCATGGGCGGTATCGATATCAATACCAAAGCTCAGGTCATCTCTTTACAAACAGAGATGCCTATCCCAAGATTATTTGCCGCAGGCGAGATCACAGGCGGCGTACACGGAGCTAGCCGCTTAGGTAGCGTGGCGATAGCTGACTGCTTAACGTTTGGTATGATAGCGGGTGAGAATATAGGCTAA